From a single Apium graveolens cultivar Ventura chromosome 2, ASM990537v1, whole genome shotgun sequence genomic region:
- the LOC141707635 gene encoding protein NPGR2-like isoform X1, protein MFPSSESLVTKDYSTSVYSSRASEQKIDTGNIEEAELSLRENGSLNYEEARALLGRFEYQKGNIEAALHVFEGIDVAAVMPKMIATLGAKGESHRRRSHSFATQPMSIHAVSLLLEAVFLRTKSLQILGRYKEAAKSCTLILDVVESSLPGGFPENFGADFKLHDTLNNAVELLPELWKLADSPREAILSYRRALLFHWNLNAETVAKIQKRFAIFLLYSGGEASPPTLRSQMDSSFVPKNNMEEAILLLIILLRKVSLRLIEWDPAVLDHLQYALSLCGGGMNLASRIEELFPGVIDRKEMNYTLALCHHAERDDLGALNLLIRLLHSGEDPNHMPALLLASKICSESSTYVDGAKFALRALENLKGRCEQMVGVANSFLGISLAAQSRSVLTDSERIKTQSEALQFLETAVRMTNLSNSSVIYHLSLEYAEQRKLDAALPYAKSLLKLEGGSNISGWLLVARILSAQKRLDDAETIVNAALEQTRKWDQGELLRTKAKLQIAQGRLKDAIGTYTQLLAVLQIRSKSDGFEKILHEDAVNRCRSLELETWHDLAFLYISLSKWHDAEICLSKSKAIIVNSASRWHATGALYEAKGLHKEALKAFATALDVDPAHVSSLVSMAVVLRWFGERSLPIVRSLLTEALRLDRMNYAAWYNLGLLYKDKGAAFALEAAECFEAAIFIEGTEPVEPFQ, encoded by the exons ATGTTCCCTTCTTCCGAGTCATTAGTTACGAAGGATTACTCAACGAGTGTCTATTCGTCTCGAGCGAGTGAGCAGAAAATAGATACTGGCAATATTGAGGAAGCTGAATTATCTTTGCGGGAGAATGGTTCTTTGAATTACGAG GAAGCAAGAGCTTTATTAGGAAGGTTTGAGTATCAAAAGGGAAACATAGAAGCTGCACTACATGTGTTTGAAGGGATAGATGTTGCTGCAGTCATGCCAAAAATGATAGCCACTCTTGGTGCAAAAGGAGAGTCTCATAGAAGGCGCTCACATAGTTTTGCAACCCAGCCAATGTCCATACATGCTGTGAGCTTGCTCCTAGAAGCTGTTTTTCTGAGAACAAAATCCCTGCAAATTTTGGGGAGGTATAAAG AAGCTGCTAAATCATGCACACTTATTTTGGATGTAGTTGAATCGTCTTTACCTGGAGGTTTTCCCGAAAACTTTGGAGCTGACTTTAAATTGCATGACACCCTTAATAATGCAGTCGAGTTGCTTCCAGAATTGTGGAAACTTGCTGATTCTCCCCGTGAAGCTATCTTGTCATATCGAAGGGCGCTTCTCTTTCACTGGAACCTAAATGCAGAAACTGTAGCTAAGATTCAAAAAAGATTTGCCATTTTTCTTTTGTACAGTGGTGGAGAAGCTAGTCCTCCAACCCTTAGATCCCAAATGGATAGTTCGTTTGTACCTAAAAATAACATGGAGGAGGCTAttcttttgttaataatattacTACGGAAAGTATCTCTTAGATTAATTGAGTGGGACCCAGCTGTTCTGGATCACCTTCAGTATGCTTTATCTCTCTGTGGAGGAGGAATGAATTTGGCTAGTCGAATAGAAGAATTGTTTCCTGGGGTCATTGATCGAAAAGAGATGAACTACACACTAGCCCTCTGTCACCATGCAGAAAGAGATGATCTGGGTGCTTTAAATTTGTTGATAAGATTGTTGCATAGTGGCGAGGATCCAAATCACATGCCAGCATTATTGTTGGCTTCCAAAATCTGCAGTGAGAGCTCCACTTATGTGGACGGTGCAAAATTTGCCCTCAGAGCTTTGGAAAACTTGAAAGGCAGATGTGAGCAGATGGTTGGTGTTGCCAACTCCTTTCTCGGCATTTCACTTGCAGCACAATCTAGATCAGTTCTGACAGATTCTGAAAGAATTAAAACACAATCTGAAGCACTTCAGTTCCTGGAAACAGCTGTTCGAATGACAAATCTAAGCAATTCCAGTGTCATATATCATCTGAGTTTAGAGTATGCCGAGCAGAGGAAGTTGGACGCTGCACTTCCATATGCGAAGTCCCTGCTTAAATTGGAAGGTGGCTCTAACATTTCAGGGTGGCTGTTGGTGGCTAGGATATTATCTGCGCAAAAGCGACTTGATGATGCTGAAACAATTGTCAATGCTGCACTAGAGCAGACACGGAAGTGGGATCAGGGAGAATTGTTGCGAACTAAAGCTAAACTCCAGATAGCACAAGGTAGATTAAAAGATGCCATTGGAACATACACTCAGCTTCTTGCTGTTCTTCAAATTCGTAGTAAAAGCGATGGATTTGAGAAAATCTTACATGAG GATGCTGTAAATCGTTGTCGGAGCTTAGAGTTGGAGACGTGGCATGATCTGGCTTTTTTATACATAAGCTTGTCGAAGTGGCATGATGCTGAGATTTGTCTTTCAAAATCAAAGGCCATTATAGTAAATTCTGCATCTAGATGGCATGCAACTG GAGCACTTTATGAAGCAAAGGGCCTCCACAAAGAAGCTTTAaaagcctttgcaactgctttagATGTTGATCCTGCACATGTCTCAAGTTTGGTTTCAATGGCTGTGGTTCTGAGATGGTTTGGTGAACGATCTTTGCCAATTGTTAGAAGCTTGCTGACAGAAGCACTCCGTCTTGATAGAATGAACTATGCTGCATGGTATAATCTTGGTCTGCTGTACAAAGACAAGGGTGCTGCGTTTGCATTAGAAGCTGCTGAGTGTTTCGAAGCTGCTATATTCATTGAGGGGACTGAACCAGTCGAGCCATTCCAATGA
- the LOC141707635 gene encoding protein NPGR2-like isoform X2, with amino-acid sequence MFPSSESLVTKDYSTSVYSSRASEQKIDTGNIEEAELSLRENGSLNYEEARALLGRFEYQKGNIEAALHVFEGIDVAAVMPKMIATLGAKGESHRRRSHSFATQPMSIHAVSLLLEAVFLRTKSLQILGRYKEAAKSCTLILDVVESSLPGGFPENFGADFKLHDTLNNAVELLPELWKLADSPREAILSYRRALLFHWNLNAETVAKIQKRFAIFLLYSGGEASPPTLRSQMDSSFVPKNNMEEAILLLIILLRKVSLRLIEWDPAVLDHLQYALSLCGGGMNLASRIEELFPGVIDRKEMNYTLALCHHAERDDLGALNLLIRLLHSGEDPNHMPALLLASKICSESSTYVDGAKFALRALENLKGRCEQMVGVANSFLGISLAAQSRSVLTDSERIKTQSEALQFLETAVRMTNLSNSSVIYHLSLEYAEQRKLDAALPYAKSLLKLEGGSNISGWLLVARILSAQKRLDDAETIVNAALEQTRKWDQGELLRTKAKLQIAQGRLKDAIGTYTQLLAVLQIRSKSDGFEKILHEDAVNRCRSLELETWHDLAFLYISLSKWHDAEICLSKSKAIIVNSASRWHATDELVTQHGMRA; translated from the exons ATGTTCCCTTCTTCCGAGTCATTAGTTACGAAGGATTACTCAACGAGTGTCTATTCGTCTCGAGCGAGTGAGCAGAAAATAGATACTGGCAATATTGAGGAAGCTGAATTATCTTTGCGGGAGAATGGTTCTTTGAATTACGAG GAAGCAAGAGCTTTATTAGGAAGGTTTGAGTATCAAAAGGGAAACATAGAAGCTGCACTACATGTGTTTGAAGGGATAGATGTTGCTGCAGTCATGCCAAAAATGATAGCCACTCTTGGTGCAAAAGGAGAGTCTCATAGAAGGCGCTCACATAGTTTTGCAACCCAGCCAATGTCCATACATGCTGTGAGCTTGCTCCTAGAAGCTGTTTTTCTGAGAACAAAATCCCTGCAAATTTTGGGGAGGTATAAAG AAGCTGCTAAATCATGCACACTTATTTTGGATGTAGTTGAATCGTCTTTACCTGGAGGTTTTCCCGAAAACTTTGGAGCTGACTTTAAATTGCATGACACCCTTAATAATGCAGTCGAGTTGCTTCCAGAATTGTGGAAACTTGCTGATTCTCCCCGTGAAGCTATCTTGTCATATCGAAGGGCGCTTCTCTTTCACTGGAACCTAAATGCAGAAACTGTAGCTAAGATTCAAAAAAGATTTGCCATTTTTCTTTTGTACAGTGGTGGAGAAGCTAGTCCTCCAACCCTTAGATCCCAAATGGATAGTTCGTTTGTACCTAAAAATAACATGGAGGAGGCTAttcttttgttaataatattacTACGGAAAGTATCTCTTAGATTAATTGAGTGGGACCCAGCTGTTCTGGATCACCTTCAGTATGCTTTATCTCTCTGTGGAGGAGGAATGAATTTGGCTAGTCGAATAGAAGAATTGTTTCCTGGGGTCATTGATCGAAAAGAGATGAACTACACACTAGCCCTCTGTCACCATGCAGAAAGAGATGATCTGGGTGCTTTAAATTTGTTGATAAGATTGTTGCATAGTGGCGAGGATCCAAATCACATGCCAGCATTATTGTTGGCTTCCAAAATCTGCAGTGAGAGCTCCACTTATGTGGACGGTGCAAAATTTGCCCTCAGAGCTTTGGAAAACTTGAAAGGCAGATGTGAGCAGATGGTTGGTGTTGCCAACTCCTTTCTCGGCATTTCACTTGCAGCACAATCTAGATCAGTTCTGACAGATTCTGAAAGAATTAAAACACAATCTGAAGCACTTCAGTTCCTGGAAACAGCTGTTCGAATGACAAATCTAAGCAATTCCAGTGTCATATATCATCTGAGTTTAGAGTATGCCGAGCAGAGGAAGTTGGACGCTGCACTTCCATATGCGAAGTCCCTGCTTAAATTGGAAGGTGGCTCTAACATTTCAGGGTGGCTGTTGGTGGCTAGGATATTATCTGCGCAAAAGCGACTTGATGATGCTGAAACAATTGTCAATGCTGCACTAGAGCAGACACGGAAGTGGGATCAGGGAGAATTGTTGCGAACTAAAGCTAAACTCCAGATAGCACAAGGTAGATTAAAAGATGCCATTGGAACATACACTCAGCTTCTTGCTGTTCTTCAAATTCGTAGTAAAAGCGATGGATTTGAGAAAATCTTACATGAG GATGCTGTAAATCGTTGTCGGAGCTTAGAGTTGGAGACGTGGCATGATCTGGCTTTTTTATACATAAGCTTGTCGAAGTGGCATGATGCTGAGATTTGTCTTTCAAAATCAAAGGCCATTATAGTAAATTCTGCATCTAGATGGCATGCAACTG atgagctggttactcaacatggtatGAGAGCTTAG